The following are from one region of the Vitis riparia cultivar Riparia Gloire de Montpellier isolate 1030 chromosome 9, EGFV_Vit.rip_1.0, whole genome shotgun sequence genome:
- the LOC117921970 gene encoding cytochrome P450 CYP82D47-like, whose translation MDTPSQLVAISGILGLVLLYGVWRVMSLAGKSKGRSAPEPSGAWPFLGHLPLLRGQTPIFRTLGAMADKHGPVFMIRLGVQRALVVSSCEAVKECFTTNDKVFASRPSSSAGKLLGYNYAGFGFAPYGALWREMRKLSMMEILSARRLDALKHVQISELDLSIKDLYSLGKGSDWVHPVKVVMSEWFQHLSFNIVLKMIAGKRYFNTSGHGNEEARRAIATIQKFLSLAGAFVLSDAIPGVEWMDSQGYLGSMKRVAKEVDSLVGGWVEEHEMRLNSEGSKRQDLIDVMLSVLEDTSMFGHSRETVIKATVMTLMVGGTDTVATTSTWLLSALLNNKHALKRAQEELDLKVGRGRWVEESDIPNLHYLQAVIKETLRLYTAAPLSVPHEAMEDCHVAGYHIPKGTRLFVNAWKLHRDPSVWSDPEDFQPERFLTTHADLDVLGQHFELIPFGSGRRSCPGITMALKLLPLVIGRLLQGFDLSTPLNAPVDMREGLSITLAKLTPLEVMLTPRLPSQFY comes from the exons ATGGATACCCCTTCTCAGTTAGTAGCAATCTCAGGAATTCTGGGGTTGGTTTTGTTGTATGGTGTATGGAGAGTTATGTCTCTTGCTGGGAAGAGCAAGGGCAGGTCAGCCCCAGAGCCATCTGGTGCCTGGCCATTTCTAGGTCACCTTCCTCTACTACGAGGCCAAACCCCAATATTCCGAACCCTTGGAGCCATGGCTGATAAGCACGGCCCCGTCTTCATGATCCGCCTTGGAGTGCAGCGAGCACTTGTGGTGAGCAGCTGTGAGGCTGTTAAAGAATGCTTCACCACTAATGATAAGGTCTTTGCCTCACGCCCAAGTTCCAGTGCAGGAAAGCTCTTAGGATACAACTACGCTGGATTTGGTTTCGCCCCTTATGGAGCCCTTTGGCGTGAGATGCGCAAGCTGTCCATGATGGAAATCCTCTCAGCCCGTCGCCTCGATGCATTAAAGCATGTGCAGATTTCGGAATTGGATCTTTCCATTAAAGATTTGTATTCACTTGGAAAAGGCAGCGACTGGGTCCATCCAGTAAAGGTAGTGATGAGTGAATGGTTTCAACACCTCAGCTTCAATATAGTCCTAAAGATGATCGCAGGGAAGAGGTATTTCAATACTTCTGGCCATGGAAACGAGGAAGCAAGGCGGGCCATAGCAACAATTCAGAAATTCCTCTCTCTAGCGGGGGCCTTTGTTTTGTCGGATGCCATTCCAGGTGTAGAATGGATGGATTCACAAGGGTATTTGGGGTCGATGAAGCGGGTGGCGAAGGAAGTGGACTCTCTTGTGGGAGGTTGGGTGGAAGAACATGAGATGAGGCTCAACAGTGAGGGCAGCAAGAGGCAGGATTTAATTGATGTGATGCTATCGGTGCTTGAAGACACTTCCATGTTTGGCCATTCAAGGGAAACAGTCATCAAGGCAACAGTAATG ACTCTCATGGTGGGAGGCACTGACACTGTGGCTACAACCTCCACATGGCTTCTGTCTGCATTATTAAACAATAAACATGCTTTGAAGCGTGCTCAAGAGGAGCTAGATCTAAAAGTTGGTAGAGGCAGGTGGGTGGAAGAATCGGATATTCCAAACCTGCATTACCTTCAAGCCGTTATCAAGGAAACCCTGAGGCTATACACAGCAGCTCCTCTATCTGTGCCACACGAAGCCATGGAAGACTGTCATGTTGCTGGCTACCACATTCCAAAAGGCACCCGCTTGTTCGTGAATGCGTGGAAGTTGCACCGTGACCCAAGTGTCTGGTCCGACCCTGAAGATTTTCAGCCGGAAAGGTTTCTGACAACCCATGCGGATTTAGATGTTTTGGGGCAGCATTTTGAGCTCATCCCATTTGGTTCTGGCAGAAGATCTTGCCCAGGGATCACCATGGCCTTAAAATTGTTACCCTTGGTGATTGGTCGGCTGCTTCAAGGGTTTGACTTGTCAACACCATTGAACGCTCCGGTGGACATGAGAGAAGGCCTGAGTATTACCTTGGCTAAGCTGACTCCTCTGGAAGTCATGCTCACCCCACGCCTTCCTTCTcaattctattag